The following nucleotide sequence is from Ahniella affigens.
TTCAATTGCCTTCGCGCCATAGACGCGCTGGTCGAATGCCAAGAGCGCGCCAGCATGTTCGATCACCGCGTTGAATCTTGGGTCGGTGCGCAAACTTGCCAGATCGGCGTCCCGCTGCATGTGGTCCGTATCGGTGTAGCCCGCATTGACTGCAGCCTCGAGCGCAGTGAGCGCGCGGTCGTGATCGCCGCTCAGGGCGAGTACGCACGCAAAGTTGTATTGTTGGCCTGCGTCCAGATTTCCCAGCGACGCTGCACGATCGAAAGCCGATACGGCTTCCGGCCATTGCTTCGCAAGCATGTGCTGAACCGCCTGATCCATCGCCTCAGTGAAGCGCTCCGCATGAACGTGGCCGACATGCAACAACAAGATCAAGGCGATTGCCTTGATGACTCGATTCCCTGCCATGATCTGTCGTCTCCTTGTCTGGTCAATCGTTGCTCGTCGCGGGTGGACATCGATTCGAAGGTACTGAATGGGTCCACCCTGGAATGTCGGCCCATCGAGTCTTGCGAACAGACTGCCTTGGGGGCGGTCCAGGCCCCCGCGCAATGCGCCACGATCATGTGCTTGGGGGTTTGGGTGCTTGAAGCCGCGCAGAACATCCATGCCCCGCATCCACTCTGAACGTGTTCAGAGTCGCCTTAGGATGGCGTAACTGGGCCCGGGGTTTAACATGACTCTCGTTACATCGCCTTGGGAGCCGCTGAACACGTTCAGAGGCGATGCGGGGCCATGGCTAGCCCGCCCAGAATTAAGCACGCAAGTGCTTGGTTCTGAGGCAATGAGTCCGTACATGTGCCGGACTCATTGCGGGTCTGAACGTCCAGGATGGACTGATTCAGACCCTCCCTAAACGTTCGCCTGCGGCACCGAACGACTTGGAGAAGCTTGGCGGGTGAATCAAGCTGCCCGCGGCAGCACTTGCTGCTTGCCCATCAGATGTCCGAAGAGGTCTTTCGGGTCAGCGAGATCGGGAATGAGCGCCACCGAAGTGCCGAGCCCGAGCTGCTTGGCGGTGTCCCGCAGCAGGCGAAGCGCGGAATAGTCTTCTAGTGCGAAGCCGACGGAGTCGAACACGGTGACCTGCTGTGCGTGCGCGCGGCCGATGTGCGCGCCGGTCAGCACTTGCCAGAGTTCGGTCACGGCAAAGTCGGCCGGCATTTGCTGCAGATCACCTTCAATGCGCGTCTGCGGTTCGTACTCGACGAATACGGCCGCGTTGGCCAACACGTCCGCATGCAACTCGGTCTTGCCCGGGCAATCGCCGCCCACGCCGTTGATGTGCATGCCCGGTTCGATCATGTCTGGCGTCAGAATCGTGGCATTGCATTTGTCGGCGGTGACCGTCGTCACGATATCGGCGCCGCGCACGGCATCGTGAGTGCTCAGAGCGCGAATCACCCGTAGGCCGGGCACGTTGCGTAGATGTGCCACCAGCTTGTCGGTCGCAGCCGGATCAACGTCGAATACACGGATTTCGTCGATCCCCAGCAAGTAGTGAAACGCGAGCGCCTGAAACTCGCTTTGCGCGCCGTTGCCGATCAGCGCCATGCTGCGCGAGTCCGGTCTTGCCAACACGCGGGCAGCGAGCACCGAAGCACCTGCTGTGCGAATGGCCGTGGTCAGCGTCAGTTCTGCAAGCAAGTCGGGCCGGCCGGTGGCGACATCGGCCAAAACACCGAATGCCATCACCGTGGGCAAGCCTTCGCGTGTGTTCTTTGGGTGACCGTTCACGTACTTGAAACTGTAATCGCGGGCGTCCGCAATCGGCATCAATTCGATAACGCCCACCTCTGAGTGCGACGCCACCCGAGCGCACTTTTCGAAATCCTGCCAGCGGCGGAAGTCGGTGGCCAAATAATCGTGCATCCGCTGAAACATTGTCGGCAGCCCAAGCGTCTGGACCATACGGCTGATGTCGCGAGTGGTGAGTAGCGTCGTCATGGCGGTCTCCGTGGGTGTCGTGAATGCCATTGTCCCGATTGCACTGACAGCGCAAAAGAGCAAAAATGTATGCAGAATGCGCAATAATGACCAAAATGGCAGGACGAAATGACACAATAGCCAATGGACAGTCTCGATCAACAACTGCTTGCCCAACTGCGGCAAAACGCCCGCGCATCGATCGCTGAGCTTGCGGCCAAGCTCAAGGTTGCGCGCGGCACGATCACCAACCGCATCGCGAAGCTGGAGCAGTCCGGCGTCATCGTCGGCTATACGATCAAGTTGCGACCCGATGCGAACCCCGACGAAATCCGGGCGTGGACTGGGATTGCCGTTGAGGGCAACCAACAAACAGTCATTCGAGCGTTGCTTGGCGAGCCCGGAATCGCAGCGCTACACGACACCAACGGGCGTTGGGATTTACTTGCCGAACTTCGCGTTGCGAATCTAGGAGAATTGGCGGCAACCCTTGAGCGCATTCGCAAGGTCAAAGGGGTCAGCGCCACCGAAACCAGCATCCACTTGCAGAGCTTTCGCGGTTGATCCGGCCTGTTCGGGCTGCTGTTGACCGGTGTTGTTCACACGATTGAATCGTGCCCAGATCGCCCGCCAAGTGCAGGGCAGTGCACGCTACGATCGCTCCCGCTTTGTTGAGGACTGCTGATGCCGCGACCTATCTTGTTGTCCTGGAGTTCTGGGAAAGACAGCGCCTGGACCCTGCACTGTCTGCGCCAGGACCCGAGTGTGCTGGTGGTTGGCTTGGTGACTACCGTCAATGCAACCTTTGATCGGGTTGCCATGCATGGCACGCGGCGCGCGATCTTGGAGGCGCAAGCCAACGCGCTCGGTCTGCCGCTACATGTGGTGCCGCTGCCTTGGCCGTGTACGAACGCCGAATATGAAAGCGCCATGCGACAAGCCCTGATCGCGGCTGCGCGTGACGGCGTCACGGGTATGGCCTTTGGCGACCTGTTCCTGGCGGACGTGCGGGACTATCGCGTTCAGCTGCTTGCCGGCACGGGGATCGAGCCCATGTTTCCCATCTGGGGCGACGATACGACCGCGCTCGCCCACCAGATGATCGACGCGGGCTTGCGTGCTGTCGTGACCGCAGTTGATCCGCGTCAGGTGCCAGCTGACCTGGCTGGGCAAGCGTTTGACCAGGACTTTCTGGCTCGCCTGCCAACGGGCGCAGATCCCTGCGGGGAAAATGGTGAGTTCCACACCTGTGTCCTTGCTGGGCCGATGTTTTCGGCGCCCTTATCGCTCCAGCCGGGTGAGGTGGTGACGCGGGATGGCTTTGTGTTTGCCGATTTTCTGCTGGCTGAGGGCCAATGACCAAGACATCGCGATCGCCTTGATGCCGGTGCAGCCAGACGGCTTTCAGAAAATCGTTGCGATGGTCGGGAAGAAAAATCGGGCCTGGGTGTTATACGAGACACCAGGCCCAATTCGCGGCCCTTGACCCAAGAAGGAACCTTCATGAACCGTATGATCTGGATCGTCGCCGCCGTCTGCTTAGCGCTGATCGGCGCCTGGCTTACGACTCGCCCTGGCGTACCGTTGCCGATGGCGCCCGAAACCAACGAGTTGGCGGTCTATGCAGTTCCGGTCGACCGCGCCATTGAAATCAACAATGCCATCGAGTATGTCATGGCGGTCGGCGAGAAAAAGCTGGGCAGCAGCCAAATGGCCGGACCAGATCAGATCATGGTCCTGGCACCGCCTTCGGTGCACGCCGGCATCCAGAATGCGCTGAAGGCGCTGGGCGCCAGCGATTTGCCGGGACGATTCGGCAAACAAGCGCTCAACCTGAGCGTCTGGCTGCTGCACAGCACGGACAATGCTGCGACGGATCCGGCTCTGGCCAGCGTCGCGACCCAAACCGACGCGCTGCGTCAAGAGTTGGGTGTCGCGGGCTTCAAACTGAGCGACCGCGCCCAGCTCAGCCTCGCAACCAATGCCGATACCGCCCAACTGAAAACGCCCCGCGGCACCGAGATTCGGGCGCGGGCGTTGACCGATAGCAAAGCGTATGTGCTCGAATTCAACCTGGTCCGACACGACGCGAATGACAGTGGGCTCCGCACCAAAACCACCGTATTGCCGGGCCAGAATCTGGTCTTGAGCACGGCCGCAGGCGCTGAGCCCGGGCAGTGGGAAGTCGTCATATTGCGGCTGGATCAACCAGAAGCCTGAGCCGATCCCATGGCGATCGATCAAGAGCGGCTGCTCAGCGCGTACCAGCGCTTGGAGAAGCCGCTCTTCAATGTGCTGTATCGTTGGCTGTGGAACGCCGCCGATTGCGAGGATGTCATGCAGGAAACCTTCCTGCGCGTGTTCGCGGTCAGCGCCCGCGTGCACGGTGACCAGTTGGACGCATTGATTTATCGGACGGCATTGAACGAAGCCAAGAACCGTCGGCGCTGGCAACGCTTCAAGCAGTTTCTCGCACTTGCGCCTGACGATGATGCAACGTTGTTGTCGGCTGAAAACCCTGAGCTGGTCGCCGAGCAGTCGCAGCTTCGAAAGGCTTTGGAACAACTGCCCGCTGATCAACGCAATGTGCTGCTGCTTTCCGAGTTCGCCGGCCTGTCGACCGACGAGCTAGCAGATGCACTCAACATCGCTGCAGGCACGGTTGGTTCGCGAAAGCACCGCGCGCTCCAGCAACTGCGCATACTACTCGCACAAGGA
It contains:
- a CDS encoding ornithine cyclodeaminase, which translates into the protein MTTLLTTRDISRMVQTLGLPTMFQRMHDYLATDFRRWQDFEKCARVASHSEVGVIELMPIADARDYSFKYVNGHPKNTREGLPTVMAFGVLADVATGRPDLLAELTLTTAIRTAGASVLAARVLARPDSRSMALIGNGAQSEFQALAFHYLLGIDEIRVFDVDPAATDKLVAHLRNVPGLRVIRALSTHDAVRGADIVTTVTADKCNATILTPDMIEPGMHINGVGGDCPGKTELHADVLANAAVFVEYEPQTRIEGDLQQMPADFAVTELWQVLTGAHIGRAHAQQVTVFDSVGFALEDYSALRLLRDTAKQLGLGTSVALIPDLADPKDLFGHLMGKQQVLPRAA
- a CDS encoding Lrp/AsnC family transcriptional regulator: MDSLDQQLLAQLRQNARASIAELAAKLKVARGTITNRIAKLEQSGVIVGYTIKLRPDANPDEIRAWTGIAVEGNQQTVIRALLGEPGIAALHDTNGRWDLLAELRVANLGELAATLERIRKVKGVSATETSIHLQSFRG
- a CDS encoding ATP-binding protein, with translation MPRPILLSWSSGKDSAWTLHCLRQDPSVLVVGLVTTVNATFDRVAMHGTRRAILEAQANALGLPLHVVPLPWPCTNAEYESAMRQALIAAARDGVTGMAFGDLFLADVRDYRVQLLAGTGIEPMFPIWGDDTTALAHQMIDAGLRAVVTAVDPRQVPADLAGQAFDQDFLARLPTGADPCGENGEFHTCVLAGPMFSAPLSLQPGEVVTRDGFVFADFLLAEGQ
- a CDS encoding RNA polymerase sigma factor, with product MAIDQERLLSAYQRLEKPLFNVLYRWLWNAADCEDVMQETFLRVFAVSARVHGDQLDALIYRTALNEAKNRRRWQRFKQFLALAPDDDATLLSAENPELVAEQSQLRKALEQLPADQRNVLLLSEFAGLSTDELADALNIAAGTVGSRKHRALQQLRILLAQGASS